The following proteins are co-located in the Pyxicephalus adspersus chromosome Z, UCB_Pads_2.0, whole genome shotgun sequence genome:
- the PHPT1 gene encoding 14 kDa phosphohistidine phosphatase, giving the protein MAELEKVPLVDIDPDGTFKYVLIRVSYREKLDDYKDIVRGYGWAEYHADIYDKAAEEIEKDHVLDCECLGGGRIAHCCSSKKIHIYGYSVGFGRARHSVTMELIKTKYPGYEVTWSNEGY; this is encoded by the exons ATGGCTGAATTGGAGAAGGTCCCTCTGGTGGATATAGACCCAGACGGCACCTTCAAATACGTTCTGATACGAGTCAGCTACAGGGAGAAGTTGGATGACTACAAAGACATCGTGAGGGGATACGGTTGGGCGGAATATCACG ctgATATCTATGACAAAGCCGCTGAGGAGATTGAGAAGGACCATGTGCTGGACTGTGAGTGCCTGGGAGGAGGCCGAATCGCCCATTGCTGCAGCAGCAAGAAGATCCATATTTATGGCTACTCTGTG GGATTTGGTCGGGCCAGACACTCAGTGACCATGGAATTGATCAAGACTAAATATCCAGGCTATGAAGTCACCTGGTCAAATGAAGGATACTGA